The following proteins are co-located in the Mesorhizobium australicum WSM2073 genome:
- a CDS encoding DUF982 domain-containing protein — MDYLHFFAPVRISRGQGHPVEEVDSVAEAMVFLRKWPTGRRGPVYQCALNCCSAALSGQMSAEEARKAFTGFARITRLLDDDMALPMGSDSMASIHALRR, encoded by the coding sequence ATGGACTACCTGCATTTCTTTGCGCCCGTGCGGATATCGCGCGGGCAGGGGCATCCTGTAGAAGAAGTGGATAGTGTCGCCGAGGCGATGGTTTTCTTGCGTAAATGGCCGACGGGACGACGTGGGCCAGTGTATCAGTGCGCGCTGAATTGCTGCTCGGCTGCCCTGTCGGGACAGATGTCGGCGGAGGAAGCCAGAAAGGCGTTCACCGGATTTGCCCGGATCACGCGGCTTCTCGACGATGACATGGCACTGCCGATGGGCAGCGACAGCATGGCGAGCATACACGCGCTGCGGCGATAG
- a CDS encoding HlyD family type I secretion periplasmic adaptor subunit, with protein sequence MSDRFGDFSTTLNRLTDSLHELTDRLTASANDLSTAVSVWLDGTDTPSRIMLLAVAGALFLLLIAGLLRRRSRAYRASRRNLKLRTRPARMLGYASAILFVGGTAAWSSVALLASAVVANGVVSPEGYRKTIQHLEGGIIGAIHVKEGDKVSVGQVLISLKTTDAQGRYDELEGRYVRLLATEARLVSELAGRDRISFPKELTSIDSESARKVVAEEQALLDSRLATRQGRTQILNKRIAQIEEQSTGARDVMAAEAEQLGLIDQEIASAQEMYRKGLERLPRILALQRSQADIRANQASNRAQIAKNDQQIGETQFQLLNLRQQDSESANEDLAKARTDLAELRSQLPSRQDVLARTDIVAPIAGTVMNLRVTTESGVISSGQALLDIVPNEANLIIDSRIKPTDIDVVHPDMPARVVLSAYPTRHLPQIHGLLTSISADRLTDERTGEPYFLAKVKIDAADLRDLHDIHLSPGMPAEVMILTGEHTLLDYMLAPVRDSLNRGFREN encoded by the coding sequence ATGAGCGATCGATTTGGCGACTTCTCGACGACGCTGAACCGGCTGACGGACAGCTTGCACGAACTCACCGACAGGCTGACCGCCTCCGCCAACGACCTCAGCACAGCGGTATCGGTTTGGTTGGATGGGACCGACACGCCGTCTCGCATAATGTTGCTGGCGGTGGCTGGCGCGCTCTTCCTGCTCTTGATTGCGGGATTGCTCCGGCGACGCTCGCGCGCCTACCGTGCCAGCAGGCGCAATCTGAAGCTGCGGACGCGGCCGGCGCGAATGCTGGGCTACGCTTCGGCCATCCTTTTCGTAGGCGGCACCGCTGCTTGGTCAAGCGTCGCCCTGCTGGCGAGCGCTGTCGTTGCCAACGGCGTCGTCAGCCCCGAAGGTTATCGTAAGACCATCCAGCATCTGGAGGGCGGCATCATCGGCGCGATCCACGTTAAGGAGGGCGATAAAGTCAGCGTCGGCCAAGTGCTTATCAGCCTGAAGACGACCGATGCGCAAGGGCGATATGACGAGCTGGAGGGGCGCTATGTTCGCCTGCTGGCGACCGAGGCGCGACTTGTTTCGGAACTTGCCGGTCGGGACCGGATCTCCTTCCCCAAGGAGCTGACCTCGATCGACAGCGAGAGCGCGCGAAAGGTGGTCGCCGAAGAACAGGCGCTGCTCGACAGCCGCCTCGCAACCCGCCAAGGCCGCACACAGATCCTCAACAAGCGCATCGCGCAGATCGAAGAGCAAAGCACGGGAGCGAGGGATGTCATGGCGGCCGAGGCCGAGCAACTCGGCCTGATCGACCAGGAGATCGCCTCCGCGCAGGAGATGTACAGGAAGGGCCTCGAACGCCTGCCGCGGATATTGGCGCTTCAGCGCTCCCAGGCCGACATTCGAGCCAACCAGGCATCGAACCGGGCGCAGATAGCGAAGAACGATCAGCAGATCGGCGAGACCCAGTTCCAACTCCTCAACCTGCGTCAGCAGGATAGCGAGAGCGCCAACGAGGATCTTGCCAAAGCGCGCACGGATCTCGCCGAATTGCGCAGCCAATTGCCTTCGCGCCAGGACGTGCTGGCGAGGACGGACATCGTCGCGCCAATCGCCGGAACGGTGATGAACCTGCGCGTAACAACGGAATCGGGCGTGATCTCCAGCGGTCAGGCGCTTCTCGACATCGTCCCGAACGAGGCCAATCTGATCATCGATTCCCGCATCAAGCCCACGGATATCGACGTGGTGCATCCGGACATGCCGGCCCGTGTGGTGCTGTCGGCCTATCCAACCAGACACCTGCCGCAAATCCATGGCCTGCTGACCTCGATTTCGGCTGACCGGCTGACGGACGAGAGAACCGGAGAGCCTTATTTCCTTGCCAAGGTCAAGATCGACGCGGCCGATCTCAGGGATCTGCATGACATCCATCTATCGCCCGGCATGCCGGCGGAAGTCATGATCCTGACCGGCGAGCACACGCTGCTGGACTATATGTTGGCGCCGGTTCGCGATTCGCTCAATCGTGGGTTCAGGGAGAATTGA
- a CDS encoding type I secretion system permease/ATPase, producing MHLARHQVPALLLFSLVSNLLLLASTVYMLQIYDRVLSSGSIDTLFWLTLAVVGAIAVYGMLEHARRMMLGHISQWLDDQLSVPVIERAMDARLAGSSLEAGLKDVADLRGFIAGDGILTFLDAPWTPVFLAFMWLLHPALGVVGLAGAVLLFCAALANDFLTRRKSQEAAAGLRRSQTAVGQFIDGAETLRSLGMSEPALRRWEENQQSLMDIQTRLLRRTTVIGSLSRSLRLALQVAVLGLGAYLVLRRELTPGSMIAASILLSRALAPIERSIGAWRGLVSARTARRNLTKLFADTRSMQTVGVTLPRPQGRLKLENLHYCAPGTSQALVNAISFGVEPGQTCGVIGQSGSGKTTLCRLIVGALRPSLGHVRLDGAEVCNWPSDELGMHLGYLPQQVELFPGTIGENIARLRDVDSDAVIAAAQLAGIHDMILRLPNGYRTEVGPHGARISRGQRQRIALARALFGDPQLIVLDEPNTGLDGEGEVALFNVLQQLKERGRTVILVSHQTNLLRTADHVVFLHDGSVSMFGTRDEVLGALGGPPRRIPVPAALREKLVANAATKLNAAE from the coding sequence ATGCATCTGGCACGCCACCAGGTCCCCGCCCTCCTCCTCTTCAGCCTGGTCTCCAATCTTCTCCTGCTCGCCAGCACCGTTTACATGCTGCAAATCTACGACCGGGTACTGTCGAGCGGTTCCATCGACACATTGTTCTGGCTCACATTGGCCGTTGTCGGCGCCATCGCCGTCTACGGCATGCTGGAACACGCCCGCCGTATGATGCTGGGGCATATCAGCCAATGGCTGGACGACCAGCTCAGCGTTCCGGTGATCGAACGCGCCATGGACGCGCGGCTCGCCGGCAGCAGCCTCGAAGCCGGGCTGAAGGACGTAGCGGACCTGCGCGGTTTCATCGCCGGCGACGGCATCCTGACCTTTCTCGACGCGCCATGGACACCGGTCTTCCTGGCGTTCATGTGGTTGCTGCATCCCGCGCTGGGCGTGGTCGGTCTTGCCGGCGCCGTGCTTTTGTTCTGTGCTGCGCTCGCCAATGATTTCCTCACCCGCCGCAAGAGCCAGGAGGCCGCGGCCGGACTGCGCCGCAGCCAGACCGCCGTCGGGCAGTTCATCGACGGCGCCGAGACATTGCGCTCGCTCGGCATGTCCGAGCCGGCGCTGCGGCGCTGGGAGGAAAACCAGCAGTCGCTGATGGATATCCAGACCCGGCTCCTGCGGCGCACCACCGTCATCGGCAGCTTGTCGCGTTCGCTTCGCCTAGCGCTCCAAGTGGCGGTGCTCGGGCTCGGCGCCTATCTCGTCCTGCGTCGCGAGCTGACGCCAGGCTCGATGATTGCGGCCTCGATCCTGCTCAGCCGCGCGTTGGCGCCGATCGAGCGCTCTATCGGCGCCTGGCGCGGCCTGGTCAGCGCGCGAACCGCGCGCCGCAATCTCACGAAGCTTTTCGCCGACACCAGATCGATGCAAACGGTTGGCGTCACATTGCCCCGCCCACAAGGCAGGCTGAAGCTCGAGAACCTGCATTACTGCGCGCCGGGAACGTCCCAGGCGCTTGTCAATGCCATAAGCTTCGGCGTTGAGCCGGGCCAGACCTGCGGTGTGATCGGCCAGTCCGGTTCCGGCAAGACCACGCTCTGTCGTCTTATCGTCGGCGCGCTGCGGCCTTCGCTCGGCCATGTCAGGCTGGATGGCGCGGAGGTGTGCAACTGGCCTTCGGACGAACTTGGCATGCATCTCGGCTATCTGCCGCAGCAGGTCGAGCTGTTCCCCGGAACGATCGGCGAGAACATCGCGCGCCTGCGTGACGTCGACAGCGACGCGGTCATCGCCGCGGCGCAGCTTGCCGGCATCCATGATATGATCCTGCGGCTGCCGAACGGCTACCGGACCGAAGTGGGACCGCATGGCGCTCGCATTTCGCGCGGCCAGCGCCAGCGTATCGCGCTGGCCCGGGCACTGTTCGGCGATCCGCAGCTGATCGTTCTCGACGAACCGAACACCGGCCTGGACGGTGAAGGCGAAGTGGCGCTGTTCAACGTGCTCCAGCAACTGAAGGAGCGGGGCCGCACTGTCATTCTCGTCAGCCACCAGACCAATCTCCTGCGCACCGCCGATCATGTCGTCTTCCTCCATGACGGATCGGTTTCGATGTTCGGCACGCGCGACGAGGTGCTCGGCGCGCTCGGCGGACCGCCCAGGCGCATTCCGGTTCCGGCGGCCTTGCGGGAAAAGCTTGTTGCCAACGCGGCAACGAAACTGAACGCAGCGGAGTGA
- a CDS encoding DUF5801 repeats-in-toxin domain-containing protein, producing the protein MALDILAQDIIIDETTGLQQPSEIDPTGNSNGTLLYLLSRDGAGGLASPQVAFQSNFVVASASAGETIDSVVLTQNASGTPFSTTVGVNSGIQTADGNYVWLFQAVGHPNVVIGVIGTSSLVIAPDANGPLAFSFGLDGTGASADLYLVQYVPLLHLNPADPDDRIDLTGKVFASVSGTTVVNFSQLGDAPPGHNKWYILDADAASSQKILVTAHDNGVQAEVNISTQGLGVSSQDVRFGRELQIDLINGGTQSAGKNFTNSPLAPDYGSHIETVISAGFSVSQSTPTNTKADIEIHAYNNNDNAEGAALPGDDNDAEINISAVTFKLNGVTTTAAALGITINDSGPGLILHDVGEGVTVDFTADATFDRFTIKNIDTQKDYFDVKEVHFGGQSTNAYTEQVGSFINFDDDGPAASLIEETATLLQDETSGVDLNSDDQPLGSLPAAFVALGSAIGWASSASAAVTPNSNFGADAPGTETLSLGVSGPNADSGFDSLDGHNILLNVENGLVIGRVDVGNDGSVASDPIALAISIDQNGILSIAQYLAIAHSNPGDADDVQTMLDSALVAKLHAVDSDGDSSDTSVAIGDKVQIRDDGPSVTGDGTKPTITVDESSLGDKSGDFSAAFQSNAGADGGDISYALGINLVTNDSGLIDTLSGQSVLLFVESGAVVGRAGSAGGAVVFTVSVDIDGNVTLDQERAIIHSPDTGPDQQTTLTSDDLITLTATITDGDGDQDSDTVNIGTSLIFKDDAPTITVPFDGDQTGTAGTPETLANTTSASAIGAFGYDVGADAHPAAFYTGGGSDFVDQDSVLSGIQLSLGGNLTGLAPGATPFISSFATLQSEDAHQASFNWQITYDSDPNSAADPPATAGGTLVFDKDNDTYTINLNDAVEGFTKDILHTSELLSKEPTGNTGHPNIVVEKLFEADSTPETTDRDFFVQFTANSTTNTIKFGLNTTGDSDGVGATPTDTQWNPGDLVTNSHEDWVSATQSTNGVAGDTIQKGELLTLRFFDHSPGIATEDTIPTQAASDMAIKFDGIGSSEDLMVILQLVSSTDSSVHTSKAVYISNADIYKTGQVPAAYAADFPLDNNDGLVIIEKNDYNAAGENWVIQGAQIMQSGNGITGDNTAIDLQRAIGSGGGSSQNTLVNWDATDNDVLKIVDLGFTSTQTTTPDAHLDFGVQVADADGDMTNVQFIHVDIA; encoded by the coding sequence ATGGCACTCGACATCCTCGCCCAAGACATCATCATCGACGAAACGACCGGCCTTCAGCAGCCCAGTGAAATAGACCCGACCGGCAACAGCAATGGCACGTTGCTATATCTCCTCAGCCGCGACGGAGCGGGGGGGCTGGCCTCACCGCAGGTCGCCTTCCAGTCCAACTTCGTGGTGGCCTCGGCGAGCGCGGGGGAAACCATCGACTCAGTCGTTCTTACGCAGAACGCCTCCGGAACCCCGTTTTCCACCACCGTCGGTGTGAACAGCGGCATTCAGACGGCCGACGGCAATTATGTCTGGCTATTCCAAGCCGTGGGGCACCCAAATGTAGTGATCGGCGTCATTGGGACCTCTAGTCTGGTCATCGCGCCAGACGCGAACGGCCCGCTCGCCTTCTCGTTCGGGCTGGATGGCACCGGCGCGAGTGCGGACCTCTACCTGGTTCAGTATGTGCCGTTGCTCCATCTGAACCCGGCCGACCCAGACGACCGCATCGATCTGACCGGCAAGGTGTTCGCATCGGTCTCGGGAACCACCGTCGTCAATTTCAGCCAACTTGGCGATGCCCCTCCCGGACACAACAAATGGTACATTCTCGACGCCGATGCGGCGAGCTCACAGAAGATTCTCGTCACTGCTCACGACAATGGCGTGCAAGCCGAAGTCAACATCAGCACGCAAGGCCTGGGTGTCTCATCCCAGGACGTGCGCTTTGGCCGCGAGCTACAGATTGACCTCATCAATGGTGGCACCCAGAGCGCGGGCAAGAACTTCACCAACTCGCCGCTCGCGCCAGACTACGGCAGCCACATCGAAACTGTCATCAGCGCCGGTTTTTCGGTCTCGCAGTCCACACCTACCAATACCAAGGCCGATATCGAGATCCACGCCTACAACAATAACGACAACGCGGAAGGCGCCGCGTTGCCCGGCGATGACAATGATGCAGAGATAAATATCTCCGCGGTGACCTTCAAACTGAACGGCGTCACAACCACGGCCGCAGCCCTGGGCATCACCATTAATGACAGCGGCCCTGGACTGATCCTTCATGATGTCGGCGAGGGCGTGACGGTCGATTTCACTGCAGACGCTACCTTTGACCGCTTCACCATCAAGAACATCGATACGCAGAAAGATTATTTCGATGTGAAGGAAGTTCACTTTGGTGGACAATCAACCAACGCCTACACCGAACAAGTCGGCTCCTTTATCAACTTCGACGACGACGGCCCGGCGGCCAGTTTGATCGAGGAAACGGCCACGCTGCTGCAGGACGAGACATCCGGTGTCGACCTCAACTCCGATGACCAGCCGCTCGGCTCCCTGCCCGCCGCCTTCGTGGCGCTTGGCTCGGCTATTGGCTGGGCGTCCAGCGCTTCCGCCGCTGTCACGCCTAACTCGAACTTCGGCGCGGACGCACCTGGCACAGAGACGCTGTCGCTTGGCGTCAGCGGGCCAAACGCTGACTCCGGCTTTGATTCGCTTGATGGCCATAATATCCTGCTTAATGTCGAGAATGGCCTCGTGATAGGCCGGGTTGATGTCGGCAATGACGGCAGCGTCGCCAGCGACCCGATCGCGCTCGCTATCTCGATCGACCAGAACGGCATTCTCAGCATCGCGCAGTACTTGGCGATTGCCCACTCGAATCCCGGCGACGCGGACGACGTGCAGACAATGCTCGACAGCGCGCTGGTCGCCAAGCTCCATGCCGTCGACAGCGACGGAGACAGCAGCGACACCAGCGTCGCCATCGGCGATAAGGTACAGATCAGGGATGACGGCCCGAGCGTCACGGGGGACGGCACCAAGCCGACGATCACGGTTGACGAGTCCAGCCTGGGCGACAAAAGCGGCGATTTCTCTGCCGCCTTCCAGTCGAATGCCGGTGCAGATGGTGGTGACATCAGCTATGCGCTCGGAATAAATCTGGTCACGAACGACAGCGGCCTGATCGATACCTTAAGCGGCCAGTCCGTCCTGCTTTTCGTCGAAAGCGGCGCCGTGGTCGGTCGTGCCGGCTCAGCCGGTGGCGCCGTCGTGTTCACGGTTAGCGTGGATATTGACGGTAACGTCACACTCGATCAGGAGCGCGCCATCATTCATTCGCCGGACACCGGGCCGGATCAGCAAACAACATTGACGTCCGATGATCTCATCACGTTGACGGCAACCATCACGGATGGCGACGGCGATCAGGATTCTGACACCGTCAACATCGGCACGAGTCTCATCTTCAAGGACGATGCTCCGACGATCACCGTGCCGTTCGACGGCGACCAGACCGGCACTGCCGGCACCCCCGAGACTCTGGCCAATACGACCAGCGCATCAGCCATAGGAGCCTTTGGCTACGACGTTGGCGCGGATGCTCATCCGGCTGCCTTCTACACGGGTGGCGGTTCGGACTTTGTCGACCAGGACAGCGTGCTCTCCGGCATCCAGCTCAGCCTTGGTGGTAACCTCACCGGCCTTGCACCAGGCGCGACTCCGTTCATCAGCTCGTTCGCGACGCTCCAGTCGGAAGACGCCCATCAGGCATCGTTCAACTGGCAAATCACTTACGACAGCGACCCCAACTCGGCCGCCGACCCCCCGGCAACGGCGGGCGGCACCCTTGTCTTCGACAAAGATAATGACACCTACACCATCAACTTGAACGACGCGGTGGAGGGCTTCACCAAAGACATTCTTCACACCAGTGAGCTTCTATCCAAGGAGCCTACGGGCAATACCGGCCACCCGAATATCGTGGTGGAGAAGCTCTTCGAGGCGGACAGTACACCGGAGACGACCGACCGTGACTTCTTCGTGCAGTTCACGGCGAACTCGACCACCAACACCATTAAGTTCGGGCTTAACACGACCGGCGACAGTGACGGGGTCGGCGCGACACCTACCGACACCCAGTGGAACCCCGGCGACCTGGTCACAAACAGCCACGAGGATTGGGTGTCTGCCACACAGAGTACGAACGGGGTTGCTGGTGACACCATCCAGAAGGGCGAATTGCTGACGCTGCGGTTCTTCGACCACAGTCCCGGCATCGCCACCGAGGACACCATTCCCACCCAGGCGGCCAGCGACATGGCGATCAAGTTCGACGGCATCGGCAGCAGCGAGGACCTGATGGTCATTCTTCAACTGGTCAGCAGCACCGACAGTTCGGTGCACACCTCCAAGGCGGTCTACATCTCCAACGCCGATATCTACAAGACTGGGCAGGTGCCTGCCGCCTACGCGGCGGACTTCCCGCTCGATAACAACGACGGCCTCGTGATCATCGAAAAGAACGACTACAACGCTGCCGGCGAGAACTGGGTGATCCAAGGTGCCCAGATCATGCAATCCGGCAACGGGATCACAGGCGACAACACTGCGATCGACCTGCAACGGGCGATTGGCTCTGGTGGTGGTAGCTCCCAGAACACACTGGTGAACTGGGACGCGACCGACAACGATGTGCTGAAGATCGTCGACCTCGGCTTCACCTCGACCCAGACCACGACACCGGACGCGCACCTCGACTTCGGCGTCCAAGTGGCGGACGCGGACGGCGACATGACCAACGTGCAGTTCATCCACGTCGACATCGCCTGA
- a CDS encoding c-type cytochrome has translation MRSGLARMVGGALAAILLLTAAVAAATLWSDRRDRVRHESDMATGGLEARAIPIMIANGCSGCHTIPGVPGAQGQVGPRLDSSLADRVFIAGVLANNPENLIRWIRAAREINPHTAMPSTGITEQQARDIAAYLYALK, from the coding sequence ATGCGCTCCGGCCTGGCTAGGATGGTGGGCGGCGCGCTCGCCGCGATCCTGCTGCTGACCGCGGCAGTCGCCGCAGCGACCTTGTGGTCCGACCGGCGCGATCGTGTTCGCCACGAATCGGACATGGCGACCGGCGGCTTGGAAGCGCGCGCCATTCCGATCATGATCGCGAACGGCTGCTCTGGATGCCATACGATCCCCGGCGTGCCGGGGGCACAAGGCCAGGTTGGTCCGCGCCTCGATTCCAGCCTTGCCGACCGGGTCTTTATCGCCGGCGTGCTGGCGAACAATCCGGAGAACCTGATCCGCTGGATACGAGCGGCCAGGGAGATCAATCCGCACACGGCCATGCCATCGACGGGGATCACAGAGCAGCAGGCGCGTGATATCGCTGCCTACCTCTACGCCCTGAAATGA
- a CDS encoding cytochrome c oxidase assembly protein, giving the protein MSFEAFFSTSICYGAGAPEAGWTLAFPITLPLAAIALIYALGASRLWRRSSRGRSERTRQVLLFTAGWGVLTGALVSPIHALGERVFAAHMIEHELLMAVAAPLLVAACPGAALIWALPTGLRRGTGRLTHGRTLHAIWTVASRPLNATAIHGIAIWIWHVPVLFEAALQQGVLHYAQHASFLGTALLFWWGILPRSGRQQAYGSAVMHLFFTSLHTGLLGVLLLLSPRLWYPQNAADAALWGLTPIEDQQLAGLVMWVPAGLIYGGAALLLAGLWISKSGIREASHALRPG; this is encoded by the coding sequence ATGAGCTTCGAGGCCTTCTTCTCAACCTCGATCTGCTATGGCGCCGGCGCGCCCGAAGCGGGATGGACGCTTGCGTTTCCCATCACGCTCCCTTTGGCCGCAATCGCGCTCATCTATGCGCTCGGAGCGAGCCGGCTATGGCGCCGCAGCAGCCGGGGCCGCTCCGAGCGGACGCGGCAAGTTCTGTTGTTCACCGCCGGCTGGGGCGTGCTGACCGGAGCGCTGGTCAGCCCGATCCATGCGCTTGGCGAACGGGTGTTTGCCGCCCACATGATCGAGCATGAACTGCTGATGGCGGTAGCGGCGCCACTCCTTGTCGCCGCCTGCCCCGGCGCAGCCCTGATATGGGCATTGCCGACCGGACTTCGCCGAGGGACGGGAAGGCTCACGCACGGCAGGACTCTTCATGCGATATGGACCGTTGCCAGCCGCCCCCTCAACGCAACCGCCATCCACGGCATCGCGATCTGGATCTGGCACGTTCCCGTCCTGTTCGAGGCAGCGCTTCAGCAGGGCGTGCTGCACTATGCCCAGCATGCGAGCTTCCTCGGCACAGCCCTGCTGTTCTGGTGGGGGATTTTGCCGCGTTCCGGCCGCCAGCAGGCCTATGGCAGCGCGGTCATGCATCTCTTCTTCACGTCACTGCACACCGGTCTGCTCGGCGTGCTGCTGCTGTTGTCACCCAGACTCTGGTACCCGCAGAATGCCGCCGACGCGGCGCTCTGGGGTCTAACCCCGATCGAGGACCAGCAGCTCGCCGGACTGGTGATGTGGGTTCCGGCTGGCCTGATCTATGGCGGAGCCGCCTTGCTGCTTGCCGGCCTTTGGATAAGTAAGAGCGGAATCAGGGAGGCAAGCCATGCGCTCCGGCCTGGCTAG
- a CDS encoding cytochrome c oxidase subunit 3, whose amino-acid sequence MNQRPVTDLSALPTFGHGPRSPTWWGTLGFMALEGTGFALAAGAYLYLAMSWPNWRLSAPEPNHWPGTIVTLLLIASLVPNHILNRYAEHCAMVPVRIGMVVMSLFGVAPLVVRWFEFPALNIFWDTNAYGSMLWVLLGLHTTHLITDVGDTIVLTVLMFTRHGYSGRRFGDVGDNVFYWDFVVLTWIPIYLLIYWVPRLG is encoded by the coding sequence ATGAACCAGCGGCCCGTCACCGACCTTTCCGCCCTCCCTACGTTTGGCCATGGTCCGCGCAGCCCAACCTGGTGGGGCACGCTCGGCTTCATGGCATTGGAAGGGACGGGCTTCGCGCTGGCGGCCGGCGCCTATCTCTATCTGGCGATGTCATGGCCCAACTGGCGTCTGAGCGCCCCGGAACCTAACCATTGGCCGGGAACGATCGTCACTCTGTTGCTGATCGCCAGCCTGGTGCCAAACCACATCCTCAATCGCTACGCCGAGCATTGCGCAATGGTACCGGTGCGGATCGGCATGGTCGTGATGTCGCTGTTCGGTGTCGCCCCGCTCGTGGTGCGCTGGTTCGAGTTCCCGGCATTGAATATCTTTTGGGACACAAACGCCTACGGCTCGATGCTTTGGGTGTTGCTTGGACTGCACACCACGCATCTGATCACCGACGTGGGCGACACGATCGTGCTGACGGTGCTGATGTTCACACGCCATGGGTATAGCGGCCGGCGCTTCGGCGATGTGGGCGACAACGTCTTCTACTGGGATTTCGTGGTGCTCACCTGGATCCCGATCTACCTGCTCATCTACTGGGTACCGAGGCTAGGCTGA